In Gemmatimonadaceae bacterium, the genomic stretch GCTGTGCTGGTACCGTTCGAGGAGAAGCATGGCACGATGCTCAGAGGCTATCGGATAGGCACGTATATTGGAGAGCAGATCGCCGGGCGGCAGGACCCTCCCGAAGGATTTCTCGAGATAAGGGAGAGGGACGTCAACCTCCCGATCAGCAAGCATCTGAAGGTGAGCGATTTCCTCAACCACGATGACCAGAAAATGTGGCCGCGGTATGCCGCGATCAACCCGAAGCTGCTCGACAAGATCGAGCTGGTGGTGTCCGAGATCACACGCTGGCACGGGGCGGGCGGTCGCACCAGGCTTTCGATCGACGTGAAATCCGGTTTCCGCGCACCCGACCACAACGCCCGGGTAAAGCGGGCCGCCCGGGACAGCCAGCATCAGTATGGCGATGCAGCAGACGTTGCGATCGACGCTAACGGCGACGGCAAGTACAGCGCAATGGATAGCAGGATGATCGGGCTCGCCGTCGAGATCGTGGAACTCAAGCATCCTGAGCTCGTAGGGGGCCTCGGGATATACACCAGTGGGCACTCACGGACTACCTACGTGCACATCGATGCTCGCGGCAAGCGGGCGCGGTGGGGCGGATGAGGAATCAACTATGAACGACATGCTGCGGGACCGGCTCATTCGCAAACTCAATCTCATGCCCGACGAAAGGCTCGGCCAGATACTCGACTACATTGATTTCCTGGAGTCCAAGTACGCGCCGGTAATGGCAGCTCCTTCGAACCCGATGAGAAGCTTCGCTCAGGGCGTGGAGGATACGTTGCGTGCCGGCAAAATGTCCGCCGGGGCAGTTGCTGGGACCATGAGTATCATGAGCAGGGCGGTGGGTGCGATCAATGAGGTTGCGGCCGCTGGCAAGTCTGTTGCAACAGGCATAATGGGCGCTGCATCGCCAGTTGCCCCCAGTTCGTCTCAGCCGACGCCGGCACCGCCTCCAGTTACGCGAGCGGGGCCCCATGAGCTGGGCAGCCAGCTACCTCATTCCCTAGGAGAAGAAGGCAAGTGACTACAGTAAAAGGACGCGGTGAGTCCGCGACGGGCAGACGCACGCGCAAAGTGCCGCCGGATGTCGATGTCGGCCAGAAGCCGCGTACGGGAGCCAAGCGCACGGTCATGGGAACCGTTAAGGAGTTGCCCAACTTTCTGCGACTCCTTTATGGCCTGTTGACGGATACGCGTGTTCCGAGCATCGACAAGATGGTGGTCGCTGGGGCAATCGCCTACATTCTGCTGCCGCTCGACCTGGTGCCCGATTTCATACCGTTCATCGGCGAAGTTGACGACGTATTTCTGCTTATTCTCGCAATTCAAAGGCTCATAACCAACGC encodes the following:
- a CDS encoding D-Ala-D-Ala carboxypeptidase family metallohydrolase, producing MDVAVSERREIAPDQTVFRRRKPAMLVTLALFVAASAGVMQFRSPVSSFAMRPFGTFLKKSLPAATPSATAFGSSGGVLLRFAMPGENVEYPLDVHGDPALLSYNWVRVGDSTSAQAPRLLKGARVQAPLTPGFYRFALVRGDEHRVIEGLTLAVLVPFEEKHGTMLRGYRIGTYIGEQIAGRQDPPEGFLEIRERDVNLPISKHLKVSDFLNHDDQKMWPRYAAINPKLLDKIELVVSEITRWHGAGGRTRLSIDVKSGFRAPDHNARVKRAARDSQHQYGDAADVAIDANGDGKYSAMDSRMIGLAVEIVELKHPELVGGLGIYTSGHSRTTYVHIDARGKRARWGG
- a CDS encoding DUF1232 domain-containing protein; this encodes MTTVKGRGESATGRRTRKVPPDVDVGQKPRTGAKRTVMGTVKELPNFLRLLYGLLTDTRVPSIDKMVVAGAIAYILLPLDLVPDFIPFIGEVDDVFLLILAIQRLITNAGRTVVQQHWMGDAAELASLNLERILAACAFFLPRRMRRRLRTIGRV